In Methanococcoides sp. LMO-2, a single window of DNA contains:
- a CDS encoding LrgB family protein — MNELIESLIRSPVFGIGISISTFYAGSLLYKRTRSPIMNPLLLSMLMIIALLLSFHITFEDYNQGGQFISFFLGPATVILAVPLYKKISLFRENIIPIIGGIGIGSAAGIVSIILMCKMFGLDELLSVSMIPKSVTTPIGIEISNQLGGLPSITVAAIVFTGIAGILMGPQVCRLFRIDDEVAIGIAIGTSSHALGTTKAVEIGETEGAMSGLAIGIAGLVTAFLAPILAKLLL; from the coding sequence TTGAATGAACTTATCGAAAGTCTGATAAGATCACCTGTCTTCGGAATAGGAATATCCATATCAACATTCTACGCAGGTAGCCTGCTCTACAAAAGAACGCGTTCACCTATCATGAACCCGCTGCTACTAAGTATGCTGATGATAATTGCCCTTCTGCTAAGTTTCCACATAACATTTGAAGATTACAACCAGGGAGGTCAGTTCATATCGTTCTTCCTCGGGCCTGCCACAGTGATCCTGGCAGTTCCGCTGTACAAGAAGATCAGCCTTTTCAGGGAAAATATCATACCCATAATCGGAGGAATCGGAATTGGGTCTGCGGCAGGCATCGTGAGCATAATCCTGATGTGCAAAATGTTCGGTCTTGACGAACTGCTAAGTGTTTCCATGATCCCGAAATCCGTCACAACCCCCATCGGGATCGAGATATCAAACCAGCTTGGTGGCCTGCCTTCCATAACAGTTGCAGCCATAGTCTTCACAGGAATAGCAGGTATCCTGATGGGACCCCAGGTTTGCAGGTTGTTCAGAATAGATGACGAAGTGGCAATCGGTATTGCCATAGGAACCTCGTCCCATGCCCTCGGTACCACAAAAGCTGTTGAGATCGGAGAGACCGAAGGAGCTATGAGTGGCCTGGCAATCGGTATTGCAGGATTGGTAACGGCATTCCTTGCTCCGATATTGGCTAAGCTACTACTTTGA
- a CDS encoding zinc ribbon domain-containing protein, with protein MDMEQFEGKVFCQSCGMPLEKDEDFGTNADGLKSDEYCNYCFRNGEFIQPDITLEEMIEQCSRAMDEYGIVSLEEAKKLSQQNIPKLKRWK; from the coding sequence ATGGATATGGAACAATTTGAAGGCAAGGTCTTTTGTCAGAGTTGTGGAATGCCTCTGGAAAAGGATGAGGATTTTGGAACCAATGCCGATGGCTTAAAGAGTGACGAATATTGTAATTATTGTTTCCGCAATGGTGAGTTTATACAACCTGACATAACTCTGGAAGAAATGATCGAACAATGTTCCAGAGCAATGGATGAATATGGAATTGTGTCCCTGGAAGAAGCAAAAAAGCTGAGCCAGCAGAACATTCCAAAGCTCAAGAGATGGAAATGA
- a CDS encoding histidine kinase dimerization/phosphoacceptor domain -containing protein — MLSISAIVTISTVTDQQEEMAYQQSIEMTRNYANYFDGNTRTNQGIVKTISTTLSNYENADRDEVNEILKGLLLENPQLVGVYVGYEPNAFDGRDAEFIGEEGHDETGRFVPYWNRIDEQVSVEPLVNYETSEYYQGPKELKQNVVTEPYLYQGILVVSYDSPIIINDEFVGVAGVDVSLNYFDEVVSEVSAFENGYAFVTSNSGKLLTHPEHKEWIGTKTLNDFDVAEISEMATDIKDGKNGYIETVDPATGREVVMFYEPITEGTYSFVLCAPKDEMLAGVAILRNRLLFMSGFSIILVGGVAYMISRSTDHSIKKMSNDFKVISDNALNGNFDTRADTNVQVDFKKIPVGLNQILDNMSKLTKSNVRSMAALQRSESKFRLFFNNSNDPTVIYDLEGKILEVNEVACEFTGYSRDEMLSMVISDLDSPEYKSKASDNVKQLYEEESAIFESTAFCKDGSLVPIEISNRIIEYNGKQAVLSTSRDLTERKNAEKALIKNEEMRKKEIHHRIKNNLQIICSLLDLCAMEFDDSSVVQAFMESRGRVVSISLIHEELYQSTDMESINFADYVRKLSDELISSYSVDKDVELKLNVEDIFLGMDIAIPLGIIINEMVTNSLKHAFPEKSGQICIELHHPDENECVLIVSDDGIGFPEEINYRNSTTLGLQLLNTLVDQIGGTITMDSTSGTAFSIVFNEL; from the coding sequence GTGCTATCAATATCTGCAATAGTCACTATTTCTACGGTAACGGACCAGCAGGAGGAAATGGCATATCAGCAGTCCATAGAAATGACCAGAAATTATGCGAATTATTTCGATGGTAATACCAGAACAAATCAGGGTATTGTTAAAACGATCTCAACAACACTGAGCAATTATGAGAATGCTGACAGGGATGAGGTTAACGAAATACTAAAGGGCCTGCTCCTGGAAAATCCCCAGCTGGTCGGAGTTTATGTTGGCTATGAACCCAATGCTTTTGACGGGAGAGATGCTGAGTTCATAGGAGAGGAAGGACATGATGAGACCGGAAGGTTTGTGCCATACTGGAACAGAATCGATGAGCAGGTAAGTGTCGAGCCTCTTGTAAATTATGAAACATCAGAATATTACCAGGGTCCAAAGGAACTCAAACAAAATGTGGTCACAGAACCTTACCTTTACCAGGGAATACTGGTGGTGAGCTATGATTCTCCTATAATCATCAATGATGAGTTTGTTGGAGTTGCCGGGGTCGATGTGTCGCTTAACTATTTTGATGAGGTCGTCTCAGAGGTTTCTGCTTTTGAAAATGGTTATGCTTTTGTCACAAGTAATAGTGGAAAACTGTTGACCCATCCGGAGCATAAGGAATGGATCGGGACAAAGACGTTAAATGATTTTGATGTAGCGGAGATATCGGAAATGGCAACCGATATCAAAGACGGGAAAAATGGATACATAGAAACAGTTGACCCTGCCACCGGCAGAGAGGTTGTGATGTTCTATGAACCTATCACTGAAGGGACCTATAGTTTCGTACTCTGTGCTCCAAAAGATGAGATGCTTGCAGGAGTAGCGATCCTGAGGAACAGGCTGCTATTTATGTCGGGTTTTTCAATAATTCTCGTAGGCGGGGTCGCTTATATGATCTCACGATCTACAGACCATTCCATCAAAAAGATGTCAAATGATTTTAAAGTGATATCTGATAATGCATTAAACGGAAATTTTGATACAAGGGCCGATACAAATGTGCAGGTTGATTTTAAAAAGATCCCTGTGGGTCTCAACCAGATACTGGATAATATGAGCAAGCTCACAAAGAGCAATGTAAGATCAATGGCTGCTTTGCAGAGATCGGAATCTAAATTCAGATTATTCTTTAATAATTCCAATGATCCAACCGTAATATACGATTTAGAAGGTAAAATCCTGGAAGTGAACGAAGTTGCTTGTGAATTCACAGGATACAGTCGGGACGAAATGCTGAGTATGGTAATAAGTGATCTGGATTCTCCTGAATATAAATCAAAAGCATCTGATAACGTCAAGCAATTGTATGAGGAAGAAAGTGCCATATTTGAAAGCACGGCTTTCTGTAAGGATGGTAGCCTTGTCCCCATAGAAATAAGCAACCGTATTATTGAGTACAATGGCAAGCAAGCCGTGCTATCCACTTCCAGAGATCTCACTGAACGCAAGAACGCAGAAAAAGCCTTGATCAAGAACGAAGAGATGCGTAAAAAGGAGATACACCATCGTATTAAGAACAACCTGCAGATCATATGCAGTTTGCTCGACCTTTGCGCTATGGAGTTTGATGATAGTTCCGTTGTCCAGGCATTTATGGAAAGCAGGGGCCGTGTTGTCTCGATCTCGTTGATCCATGAAGAACTTTATCAGTCAACAGATATGGAAAGCATCAATTTTGCAGATTATGTCCGGAAGTTGTCAGATGAACTCATCAGTTCATATTCCGTTGATAAGGATGTTGAACTGAAGCTTAACGTTGAAGATATCTTTTTGGGTATGGATATAGCGATCCCTCTTGGAATAATCATAAACGAAATGGTGACCAATTCCCTGAAACATGCTTTCCCGGAAAAATCCGGTCAGATATGCATTGAACTGCATCATCCGGATGAAAATGAATGCGTACTGATCGTAAGTGATGACGGAATAGGCTTCCCTGAGGAAATTAATTACAGGAACAGCACTACGTTAGGGTTACAGTTGTTGAACACGCTTGTCGACCAGATCGGGGGAACCATTACTATGGATTCCACTTCCGGAACTGCTTTTTCAATTGTATTCAATGAACTTTGA
- a CDS encoding NosD domain-containing protein → MKLYGMIFVVLLAFITIGTASADTITVNNSTGTIANYTSIQDAVDAAINGDTILVYSGTYTEIVSVDKELTIESDSGNPDDTIVLITSPSNYVILVEENNVNINGFSVVGLNNNTGILLSGVEGCTISDNVLSDNFAGIRLDHSSNNVVSGNNASLNNDTGIGLQDSSYNTLNDNTANLNLDVGIWLSNSSNNMLSDNTANLNTEKGIGLLDSDDNTLDRNIVNLNTETGIDLLNSNNNIFDSNNVLNNSEGIILENSSINRLESNIVSYNLDDGIFLENSSDNMLLSNTANWNGNVSDDSAYAGIKLLYSINNTLSSNTVSWNDDTGIGLFDSNNNILNSNVLSYNLDDGIYLENSNNNTLSSNTASDNYYGIRVVESSDNELLDNIADLNEHAGISVRQSSTTNTLSNNTANSNVDIGIGLLNSSENTFTDNTVSNNSYGIYVENASSNLLFNNYFNNTNNANFLGTNDNTWNTTRIVGTNIVGGIYLGGNFWADPDGTGFSQVTDDLNGDGICDEQYNLTDPVFDIDFLPLSIVNDDLLPVINITSPADGSGTNVSSVTVSGLVNGTGSMPLVTVNGVAAATTIVDFDGTFTATVPLVAGSNTIYANVTDAAGNTGTTSMNVFFDEFDPVINITSPADGSSTKSSSITVSGLVDGTNSVPVVTVNGVNAATTLVDYNGTFTATVPLVLGSNTIYANVTDSAGNTNTTFVNVTRTSSSSGSGSSSGGGGGGGATGEAFENILVKDAATSKVITGELSRYDFGEEKCHIIYVQFSGLINAGQISTLIEVLKDTSTLVDSSAPGIVYQNMNIWVGNAAFSDDKLEDSVIGFRVSKEWLSENGIDSSSVSLYRHNGGKWNQLSTNNVDEDDEYIYFEARTPGFSPFAISGFEEGAEIVHGEDNTTASEDDAPAEENEDSQPEPNGIPWISTGSMVLILVGVHLIMRKRN, encoded by the coding sequence ATGAAATTATATGGTATGATTTTCGTAGTACTTTTGGCTTTTATTACCATTGGTACAGCCTCTGCAGACACGATCACGGTGAATAACAGCACCGGAACAATAGCAAACTATACTTCGATACAGGACGCTGTAGATGCTGCAATAAATGGTGATACTATCCTTGTATATTCAGGAACGTATACAGAAATTGTGAGTGTGGATAAAGAATTAACAATCGAGTCAGACTCCGGGAATCCGGATGACACCATTGTCCTGATAACCTCTCCGAGCAATTATGTAATTTTGGTAGAGGAAAACAACGTAAATATCAATGGTTTCAGTGTGGTAGGATTGAACAACAATACCGGAATACTCCTCAGTGGAGTTGAGGGTTGTACTATTTCTGATAACGTTTTATCAGACAACTTTGCCGGCATCAGGCTTGATCATTCCAGCAATAATGTGGTAAGTGGTAATAATGCAAGCTTGAACAACGATACAGGTATCGGTTTGCAAGATTCCAGCTATAATACATTGAACGACAATACTGCAAACCTGAATCTCGATGTAGGTATCTGGCTGTCGAACTCAAGTAACAATATGCTGAGCGACAACACTGCAAACCTGAATACTGAAAAAGGTATTGGCTTGCTGGATTCCGATGATAATACATTGGATAGGAATATTGTGAACCTGAATACTGAAACAGGTATCGATCTGCTGAATTCCAACAATAACATCTTTGATAGCAACAATGTTTTGAATAATTCAGAGGGTATCATCCTTGAAAATTCCAGCATTAACAGACTGGAAAGTAACATTGTTTCATATAATCTTGATGATGGTATTTTCCTTGAGAATTCTAGTGATAATATGCTGCTTAGTAACACTGCAAACTGGAATGGTAATGTAAGTGATGATTCCGCTTATGCAGGTATCAAGCTTCTGTATTCAATTAACAACACGCTGAGTAGCAATACTGTAAGCTGGAACGATGATACGGGTATTGGTCTGTTTGATTCCAATAACAACATCCTGAACAGCAATGTTTTATCGTATAACCTCGACGACGGTATTTATCTCGAGAATTCCAACAACAACACGCTGAGTAGTAATACTGCTTCCGATAACTATTACGGTATCAGGGTAGTAGAATCTAGTGACAACGAATTGCTCGATAACATCGCAGATTTGAATGAACACGCAGGCATAAGCGTGCGCCAGTCCAGTACTACCAACACGTTGAGCAACAACACTGCAAACTCGAACGTTGACATAGGTATTGGTCTGCTGAATTCCAGCGAAAACACGTTTACAGATAACACTGTGTCGAATAACTCTTATGGTATCTATGTCGAAAATGCCAGCAGTAATCTGCTTTTCAACAATTACTTCAACAACACAAACAATGCCAATTTCTTAGGTACCAACGATAATACCTGGAACACCACAAGAATTGTTGGAACAAACATTGTTGGAGGTATCTACCTTGGTGGAAACTTCTGGGCAGATCCGGATGGCACAGGTTTCAGCCAGGTCACTGATGATCTGAATGGAGATGGTATCTGTGACGAGCAGTATAACCTCACAGATCCTGTATTTGATATTGATTTCCTGCCACTCAGTATTGTTAACGATGATCTGCTGCCTGTGATCAACATAACCTCACCTGCAGATGGATCAGGCACAAATGTAAGTTCAGTTACGGTTTCCGGTCTTGTCAATGGAACCGGATCAATGCCATTGGTAACAGTTAATGGAGTTGCTGCAGCAACCACTATCGTCGATTTCGATGGAACTTTCACAGCGACTGTTCCGCTGGTTGCGGGTTCTAATACCATTTATGCAAATGTTACCGATGCTGCCGGGAACACTGGCACAACATCTATGAATGTTTTCTTTGACGAATTTGACCCAGTGATCAACATAACCTCACCCGCAGATGGTTCTTCTACAAAATCAAGTTCAATTACAGTTTCCGGTCTTGTTGATGGAACCAATTCAGTGCCGGTAGTTACTGTCAATGGTGTTAATGCTGCAACTACACTTGTAGATTACAACGGTACTTTCACAGCAACGGTACCTCTGGTTCTGGGTTCTAACACCATTTATGCAAATGTTACCGATTCTGCCGGGAACACCAACACCACATTTGTAAATGTCACACGCACATCTTCATCCTCTGGTAGCGGAAGCAGCAGTGGTGGCGGTGGCGGCGGTGGTGCTACCGGTGAAGCCTTTGAGAATATTCTTGTAAAAGATGCTGCAACATCTAAAGTGATCACAGGAGAGTTGTCAAGATATGACTTTGGTGAAGAGAAATGCCACATTATATATGTTCAATTCAGTGGCTTGATCAATGCCGGTCAGATCAGCACACTTATTGAGGTTTTGAAAGATACTTCAACTCTTGTAGATTCTTCAGCTCCAGGAATCGTGTATCAAAACATGAACATCTGGGTTGGCAATGCTGCATTTAGCGATGACAAATTAGAAGATTCTGTTATAGGTTTCAGGGTAAGCAAAGAATGGCTATCTGAAAATGGAATTGACTCTTCCAGTGTTAGTCTATACCGCCATAATGGTGGAAAGTGGAACCAGCTTTCTACAAACAATGTCGATGAAGATGATGAATACATCTACTTTGAGGCAAGAACTCCTGGATTCTCACCGTTTGCTATAAGCGGTTTTGAGGAAGGAGCTGAGATTGTGCATGGAGAGGACAACACAACAGCATCAGAAGATGACGCACCCGCAGAAGAGAATGAGGATTCACAACCAGAGCCTAATGGTATTCCATGGATCTCAACAGGATCAATGGTCCTGATACTGGTTGGAGTCCATTTGATAATGAGGAAGAGAAACTAA
- a CDS encoding GNAT family N-acetyltransferase, with the protein MSEIIIRELREDEIHLWDDIVAQSPQGTIVHEISWLRIIEKHTNSNLHLLIGCLGSEIIAAIPLFSKKKYFLNGFYSPISGAMIQHLGPIFPNYDSLKQDKKEYYFREFCLKLDHYLNSNKKSDFILIETSPNLLDARPFVWNRYDVTPKYNYVKNIEDLDSTWNDLKKQIRKNILNCEKNDVEVYEGNLEDYNFIIESLSRRLSEQEVELPPSKDYFLDLYHKYYPDNLKIFMAKYDGNPVTGIIATTYKDKISIWVGATRTDTKGIYPVDLIQWKIMEWGHKMGYKYCEIQGANMPSISYFKSRYNFDLEIYYSAKKENRKVKIALQFKKLYGVVEGLIK; encoded by the coding sequence ATGTCTGAAATAATAATTAGAGAATTAAGAGAGGATGAAATTCATTTATGGGATGACATTGTAGCACAATCACCTCAGGGAACAATAGTTCATGAAATTAGCTGGCTGAGAATTATTGAAAAACACACAAATTCTAATTTGCATCTATTAATTGGTTGTTTGGGTAGCGAAATTATTGCAGCGATTCCATTATTTTCTAAAAAAAAATATTTTTTAAATGGCTTCTATTCTCCAATTAGTGGTGCAATGATCCAGCATTTGGGTCCCATATTTCCAAATTATGATAGTCTTAAGCAGGACAAAAAAGAGTATTATTTTCGGGAATTCTGCTTAAAGTTAGATCACTATCTCAATTCAAATAAAAAATCAGACTTCATACTTATAGAAACATCACCAAATCTACTTGATGCACGCCCATTTGTATGGAATCGTTATGATGTAACTCCAAAATATAATTATGTAAAAAACATTGAAGATTTGGATTCCACATGGAATGATCTTAAAAAGCAGATCCGTAAAAACATATTAAACTGCGAAAAAAATGATGTCGAGGTCTATGAAGGAAATCTTGAGGACTATAATTTCATAATTGAATCACTTTCCAGACGTTTAAGTGAACAGGAAGTTGAACTTCCACCTTCAAAAGATTATTTTTTAGATTTGTATCACAAATATTATCCAGACAACCTGAAAATCTTCATGGCAAAGTATGATGGAAATCCGGTTACGGGGATAATTGCAACTACCTACAAAGACAAAATTTCAATATGGGTTGGTGCTACTAGAACTGATACAAAGGGCATTTATCCTGTCGATCTGATCCAATGGAAAATAATGGAATGGGGCCACAAAATGGGTTATAAATATTGTGAAATACAGGGTGCAAATATGCCTTCCATTAGCTATTTTAAGTCACGTTATAATTTCGATTTAGAAATCTATTATAGTGCAAAAAAGGAAAATAGGAAAGTAAAAATAGCATTACAATTTAAAAAATTATATGGGGTAGTTGAGGGTCTTATTAAGTAA
- a CDS encoding PGF-CTERM sorting domain-containing protein, translating to MNYKYLSCLILIFSIFISGCVTLTYDTKVDRNGDIAEHTMIIETSSYVYSLMNEETKISEIVASEGGEYSEVWEGDDVQMIISGLIPPNIYTETEDGYLIYRHTITDNFTTDYSDLGASAIDVHYYLEMPGDIVDSNANVVDGNKAEWHMVGNTQPEDIYAKSELPSIPGFGLMASVLGILAVAFFFRKG from the coding sequence ATGAATTACAAATATCTTTCATGTTTGATACTTATTTTCAGTATCTTTATTAGCGGTTGTGTGACGCTTACATATGATACTAAGGTCGATAGAAATGGTGACATTGCAGAGCATACGATGATCATTGAGACCAGTTCATACGTATATTCGTTAATGAACGAGGAGACAAAGATAAGTGAGATTGTTGCTTCCGAAGGTGGGGAATACAGTGAGGTATGGGAAGGGGACGATGTCCAGATGATCATCAGTGGACTTATTCCACCAAACATTTACACAGAAACAGAGGATGGCTACCTAATATACCGACACACAATAACCGACAATTTCACGACTGATTACTCTGACTTGGGGGCTTCTGCCATAGATGTGCATTATTATCTGGAGATGCCGGGTGATATCGTTGATTCCAATGCAAACGTTGTTGATGGAAATAAGGCAGAATGGCACATGGTAGGCAACACCCAGCCCGAGGACATCTATGCCAAATCTGAACTTCCTTCGATTCCGGGATTTGGATTAATGGCTTCTGTTCTTGGTATCCTGGCTGTAGCATTCTTCTTTAGAAAGGGATAA
- a CDS encoding GNAT family N-acetyltransferase: MSDLEVREIDPSEYGLWDDLVKSSPHGTIFHTSDWLIICRDVLDEDLKIYGCFKNDELVGGCSLFIRNIKGILKIASSTSKLTPYGGLVIKAFPNAKERIRVQETHKIMNSLREFLCDQNFDSMCITLSPNFLDVRPFTWNGWKSAVFYAYYVDLQSNIDENISKNIKRDIRKAREAKINTKRFDDYKIFYDLFSMTFKRQNLKPPVPIEFFRRVFEFIESKKIGYMLVSETETSEVVAAHIRLYDKDKLCAWSAASNPDFRKAGSNTLLYYDEFKKLQGQKYSYMNMMAANTPRFTNFITGFNPKLVPYYSISWNTKKDVVLRRLCNVMK, translated from the coding sequence ATGTCTGATCTTGAAGTTAGGGAAATTGATCCTTCTGAATATGGACTCTGGGATGATCTTGTAAAAAGTTCTCCACATGGTACAATATTTCATACAAGCGATTGGTTGATCATTTGCAGAGATGTCCTTGATGAAGATCTAAAGATATATGGCTGCTTTAAAAATGATGAATTAGTTGGCGGTTGCTCTCTTTTTATCAGAAACATTAAAGGAATCCTGAAGATTGCGTCCTCGACATCTAAACTAACTCCTTATGGAGGGTTAGTTATCAAAGCATTTCCTAATGCTAAAGAAAGGATAAGGGTACAGGAAACTCATAAGATAATGAATTCTTTGAGAGAATTTCTTTGTGACCAGAATTTTGATAGTATGTGCATAACATTATCCCCTAATTTTCTTGATGTAAGGCCATTTACATGGAATGGATGGAAATCTGCTGTTTTTTATGCTTATTATGTTGATCTACAGTCAAACATCGATGAAAATATTTCAAAAAACATAAAACGAGATATTCGGAAGGCTCGTGAGGCAAAAATAAACACAAAACGTTTTGACGACTACAAGATCTTCTATGATCTATTTTCCATGACCTTCAAAAGGCAAAATTTGAAACCACCTGTGCCAATTGAATTTTTTAGAAGAGTATTTGAATTTATTGAATCTAAAAAAATAGGTTACATGTTGGTTTCAGAAACAGAAACATCAGAAGTTGTTGCAGCACATATCAGGTTATATGATAAAGATAAACTATGTGCCTGGTCTGCAGCCTCAAATCCGGATTTTAGAAAAGCTGGATCTAATACTTTGCTTTATTATGATGAGTTCAAAAAACTACAAGGGCAAAAGTATTCATATATGAATATGATGGCAGCAAACACTCCTCGATTTACTAATTTTATAACTGGTTTCAATCCAAAATTAGTTCCCTATTATTCAATTAGCTGGAATACAAAAAAAGATGTTGTTTTGAGACGATTGTGTAATGTCATGAAATGA
- a CDS encoding DUF1801 domain-containing protein, which translates to MKTKKNEASVEDFLNTVENEKKRSDSFTIMDLMQEVTGEVPTMWGDSIVGFGNYTYKYSTGRTGEWMLTGFSPRKQNLTLYIMPGFEQYDDLLSRLGKYTTGKSCLYIKKLEDVDQDVLRELVRLSVEYMKETSE; encoded by the coding sequence TTGAAGACAAAGAAGAACGAAGCGAGCGTGGAAGACTTTCTCAATACTGTGGAAAATGAGAAAAAACGAAGCGATTCTTTCACGATCATGGACCTGATGCAGGAAGTGACAGGTGAAGTACCCACCATGTGGGGAGACAGCATCGTCGGTTTTGGAAACTACACCTACAAATACTCCACCGGGCGAACAGGAGAATGGATGCTAACCGGATTCTCACCCCGGAAGCAGAATCTCACCCTCTACATCATGCCCGGCTTTGAGCAATATGATGATCTGCTGAGCAGGCTCGGCAAGTACACCACGGGTAAATCCTGTCTCTACATCAAGAAGCTGGAGGATGTGGATCAGGATGTGCTACGGGAGTTGGTGAGACTGTCTGTGGAATATATGAAAGAAACAAGTGAATGA
- a CDS encoding NosD domain-containing protein gives MKIYVTILVVLLSLVTIGSVSATTFTVNNSIGPVADYTSINAAINDVNTSNGDTILVYSGIYTENVDVDKEMTIQSHPDNSEDVIVQISSPNPYVFNVVANNVIINGINVVGSNDNIGILLNEVEGCTITENSLSNNFVGIRLDQSINNMVSYNIATLNNDTGIGLLNSSDNTVSNNIVTLTNDTGIWLFNSSRNVLSSNNASFNLEFGIRLLQSGDNTLEDNTATLNDHVGISLGESSNNNILTDNTAESNTDIGVGLLDSSDNTLTGNFVSGNSYGIWMDSSSNSLIYDNYFNNTDNTNFLGSNNGNIWNTTVAAGSNIIGGSYLGGNYWAHPDGTTGFSQMNDDADFDGFCDSPLSEYELDLNNTDYLPLSLDDIAPLISITSPADGLSTKASSITVSGLVNGTGSLPVVTVNNVAATTTLVDFNGTFTATVPLVVGANTISANVTDGAGNTDTTFIAITRTSTSSGGSSGGVGNPVIIPIQEEPEEEEEDDTSNSDGVGNATIITPEQENTEDEVVEENPELEEESESEAASGFSIMLTVGILLSTYLIYTRKD, from the coding sequence ATGAAAATATATGTAACAATTTTAGTAGTACTTTTGAGTTTAGTGACTATTGGATCAGTATCTGCAACTACATTTACTGTGAATAACAGTATCGGACCAGTAGCAGATTATACTTCGATAAATGCTGCTATCAATGATGTGAATACAAGTAATGGAGACACAATTCTTGTTTATTCCGGCATATATACAGAGAATGTCGATGTGGACAAGGAGATGACGATTCAGTCACATCCAGATAATTCGGAGGATGTAATTGTTCAGATTTCCAGTCCAAATCCTTATGTATTTAATGTTGTTGCAAACAATGTCATTATCAATGGCATTAATGTGGTGGGATCAAATGATAACATTGGAATACTTCTCAATGAAGTTGAGGGGTGTACTATCACTGAAAACAGCTTATCGAACAACTTTGTAGGTATCAGGTTGGATCAATCCATCAACAACATGGTTAGCTATAACATTGCAACCTTGAACAACGACACAGGTATTGGTCTGTTGAATTCCAGTGACAACACGGTGAGCAACAATATTGTAACCCTGACCAACGATACTGGTATTTGGTTGTTCAATTCCAGCAGAAATGTGCTAAGCAGTAATAATGCTTCATTTAATCTTGAGTTTGGAATCAGACTGCTACAATCTGGTGACAACACACTGGAAGATAACACTGCAACCCTGAACGATCATGTCGGTATAAGTTTAGGTGAATCCAGTAATAACAATATTCTTACTGATAATACTGCAGAATCGAACACTGACATCGGTGTTGGTCTTTTGGATTCCAGTGACAACACGTTGACTGGTAACTTTGTATCGGGTAACTCTTATGGTATCTGGATGGATTCTTCCAGCAACAGTCTCATTTATGACAACTATTTCAACAACACAGATAATACCAACTTCTTAGGGTCTAATAACGGAAATATTTGGAACACTACTGTGGCTGCTGGATCAAATATAATTGGAGGCTCCTACCTTGGTGGAAATTATTGGGCACATCCCGATGGCACAACAGGTTTCAGCCAGATGAATGATGATGCGGATTTCGACGGGTTCTGCGATTCACCTTTAAGTGAATATGAATTAGATCTGAATAACACCGATTACCTACCACTTAGTCTTGATGACATCGCTCCATTGATTAGTATTACTTCACCCGCAGATGGACTTTCCACAAAAGCAAGTTCAATTACAGTTTCAGGTCTTGTCAATGGAACCGGTTCGTTGCCAGTGGTTACAGTGAATAATGTTGCTGCAACGACCACCCTTGTCGATTTTAATGGCACTTTCACAGCAACGGTACCTCTTGTTGTCGGTGCAAACACCATTTCTGCAAATGTTACCGATGGCGCTGGAAACACCGACACAACATTTATAGCTATTACACGAACCTCTACTTCCTCAGGTGGTAGTAGTGGTGGTGTTGGAAATCCTGTAATCATACCAATTCAGGAAGAGCCTGAAGAGGAGGAAGAAGATGATACCTCTAATTCTGATGGTGTCGGTAATGCAACCATAATTACTCCGGAGCAGGAAAATACTGAAGATGAAGTTGTTGAAGAAAACCCAGAATTGGAGGAAGAATCAGAATCGGAAGCAGCTTCCGGATTTAGTATAATGCTGACAGTAGGTATTCTACTATCAACATATTTGATTTATACAAGGAAGGATTGA